Proteins encoded within one genomic window of Bemisia tabaci chromosome 2, PGI_BMITA_v3:
- the LOC109040172 gene encoding LOW QUALITY PROTEIN: biotin synthase (The sequence of the model RefSeq protein was modified relative to this genomic sequence to represent the inferred CDS: deleted 1 base in 1 codon) — protein MALRWSLEEALRVFKLPMADLMYQAQSTHRANFNPNEMQISTLLSIKTGACPENCSYCPQSAYYKTEIKKEPLMDLAEVVAAAKAAKEGGSTRFCMGAAWRGPTDRNLPLVCDMVKEVKKLGLETCVTLGLLKDRHAVQLKEAGLDFYNHNIDTSPEYYKKIISTRTFEDRIRTLEHVRNAGIKVCCGGILGMGENTEDRIKMLLVLANLEEPPESVPINQLIPIPGTPLADADPVEGTDFVRTIALTRVMMPKAYIRLSAGRENMSEEMQTLCFLAGVNSIFYGEKLLTAKNFQPSKDDQLLSKLGFKKMEIDETPASSQCKEAAIG, from the exons ATGGCTTTGAGATGGTCGCTGGAGGAGGCTTTGCGAGTGTTCAAATTACCGATGGCAGACTTGATGTATCAGGCTCAGTCTACCCACCGGGCCAACTTCAACCCCAACGAAATGCAAATCAGCACGCTTCTGAGCATCAAGACGGGCGCTTGCCCAGAAAACTGCTCGTACTGTCCCCAGTCAGCCTACTACAAAACAGAGATCAAGAAGGAGCCTCTGATGGATTTAGCGGAGGTTGTTGCCGCCGCGAAGGCAGCCAAAGAGGGTGGAAGTACCCGTTTCTGCATGGGTGCTGCTTGGCGTGGACCCACTGACAGGAATCTCCCGTTGGTCTGTGATATGGTCAAAGAG GTAAAGAAGTTGGGTCTAGAGACTTGCGTAACATTAGGGCTTCTGAAGGACCGCCACGCGGTACAACTAAAAGAGGCCGGACTGGACTTCTACAACCACAACATCGACACGTCGCCGGAGTACTACAAGAAGATCATCTCGACGAGGACGTTCGAGGATCGAATCCGGACCCTGGAGCACGTGCGCAACGCCGGGATCAAGGTCTGCTGCGGCGGGATCCTCGGGATGGGCGAGAACACCGAGGACCGGATCAAAATGCTCCTGGTATTGGCGAATCTggaggagcctccagaatcagtCCCGATCAATCAGCTGATTCCGATCCCTGGGACTCCGCTCGCCGACGCGGAT CCTGTCGAGGGCACCGACTTCGTGCGGACTATCGCTCTCACCCGGGTCATGATGCCCAAGGCCTACATCCGTCTCTCCGCCGGCCGGGAGAACATGTCCGAGGAGATGCAGACGCTCTGCTTTTTGGCGGGAGTCAACTCTATCTTCTACGGCGAGAAGCTCCTCACGGCCAAGAACTTCCAGCCGAGCAAGGACGATCAGTTACTCAGTAAGCTCGGCTTCAAGAAGATGGAGATCGATGAGACGCCGGCCAGCAGTCAGTGTAAAGAGGCGGCCATTGGGTGA